In Desulfobacter hydrogenophilus, the genomic stretch TAAAAGTTATATTTTCAACATGACTATCTGAAAAATCTAAAAGAGAAAAATGACCGTCAGATAATTTTATATCAGGAAAATCTATTTTTTTGCCATTTGCACACCCTAAAATAATACTTGCTATGAGATCGCAGGAGAGAATTATATTATTCGATTCACAAGCCTCTTTTAAATACTCAATATAAAATGATATTTTAGAATCCCCATTCCCATTCCCATTAATTTCAGTTGCAACGATTTCGAGTCCAACCTTTTTTAGCGGATTTTTCCAATTATCTGATAATATAGTTTTATCAAAGGAGTTTACGGCATCAATTATATCTTCAGCCCATAAGCCATCTAAAATAAAGATATCAATGAATTGACGCTCGTCGCTCTCACTCTTGACTCGGCCTAACCCAGGGAGCCGTTGTAAAACAATTGCAGATTCCCCTATCGGAGGAGTTCCAACAACCTCTTCGAACGCAGCGTTTATTTCCGTTTGAGTAATCGGGCCAACGACTCCTGGCTTCAATCGAGTACGCCGCGCTATCTTTTTTAAAATTGATTTAATGGATGTAGGGTCCAATGCGGATCTTATATTTGACTCTCTTTTGGTAACAGCATCAATGAATAATTTCCAAAACCCAAAAATATTTTCGTTTGAAGATAATAATTGTTCTATAGTAAGGTCGTCAAAAGTAATAATTACCTGACAAATCAATGGACGGCGTGGAAGCCAGTCAGGCAATATAATTGAATTTGATAATTTATTTAGAAAGGCGACCATTTCATCATCAGTAAACTCATCGTAGCACTGTATAATTTCAACTTGATCAGGTGAGGTTCCCAATGATTCGTGCATTTCATGATCTGTGTTAAAATAATGCTTCCTACCGGAAATTAGCATTCCATGGTTTACATTTGTTATTAAGTGTCGAACACCTTCTAAGGATTTTTTTCTAATGAGGCTCAGTTTACTGGGAGACTCATTCCAAGCTTGCGAGCCAATTTCATCAAAGCCGTCTAACATAAAGCAAAAAGGTATCTCCCTATAACTTTTAATAACGTTATCAGCTATTTTTTCTAACCCAAGCTCTTGGAAATGCCGTCTAATAATTTCTGCCCCAGAATTTAGCCCCCAATTTTCCCTCAAATCAATTGCCAAAGGATACACTTTTGAGGCCTTTGACGTTTTACACAAGAGGAAGAAAAGTTCTCGTATGCAACGGCTTTTTCCGGTGCCATAATCACCTAACAATATAATTTTTTTACCACTTTGAAGTTTCTTAATGATTTCATCAATTGTAAGGTCTTTTTTTAAAGTCTTACTATAATAATGCACTGGAATATAAGTTGTTCGATCAACTTCACCTGTATATGGGTTATACGAACTTCCAAAAGGCCTTTGCTTTCTTATATGATTATATGATTCGAAATCATAAAAATCTTTTACAAAATTTTTGTATGACATGACTTCGATTGAATTTTCTTTTCCTGCATTTTGCATTGCAGGAGTTGGATTATCTAAAGTGACACAATAGCATTTTGCGAAAATCGATTTTGTGAAAAGAGAGGCTTTGGCCATTATCAGTTTATTAATATCTTCCCGGGTTTTTGTAAGCGATTTCCTTTCAGTAACTTCTACCAGGATATAATAATCATGTTCCAATTTAACAACAGCGTCAATATTCACACCCGATATTTGCTCTGGAATACAATTTCTATTCCACTTAAATGAAGCGATTGTTCTAACATTACGTTCTAATGTCCCCCAAGATTTTAGATTTTCTGTCATTTGAACCTCTTGAATGAGTGGAATGCAATTCGCTCGATATTTTTCATAATTTTTGAAAGTTTATATATCGTGGATAGAGAGGGAAATCTATACTCAAATATCCTTGCATTAATCTGAATTTTCAAAAGGATCATGTATCCAGGTGATAGTCACAAGGGAAATGAGTAATGCCAAGGCCCACAATATGGTATTAAAACATGACTGGCTATGATTATAGAAAAGGCCGGACTACCAGAAGTATTGTGGGCTCAAAATAAACCATCCTGATATTAATTTTGGACAGAAAGTTAAGATCCATAAATAAAATGAGAGAGGAAATTTTATTGATTTCCTAATTGGTTATTTTAAACGAACGTTTTTGATGGTACGATTAAAACGGCTGTTTGGACATCAGAATCAATACGCAAAATAGATCGTCTCTTAAATCCAATGACATCCGAAATAAATGTTGGTTTTCATGGTGACACATGATAGAATATTTGAATTTTATTATAAAATTCAAATATTCTATCATGTGTCACTAACTTTTCTTGACTTACTGTTTACGTATATGTATATTATACATAGATATATTTACATTGAATAATACCCATTTAGCTCTGTGCATTTGTACAGGTAACTATCTCGTTAAGAGAGGCTAAGTGGGTTTTTTATACCCAAAACGTTCTTATATTATGGTGGTATAAAATTGACTTCGAAAATTCCATATGACAAACCACCATGCCCTGATACTGAGCTTTTACAACAACTACGAAATCGTGGTTTAGATATCGAAGACGAAACAAGAACAATCCGGTATTTAAATTTTATTGGTTATTACAGATTGTCGGCCTATTTTCTACCCTACCAATCAGAAAAAGATAAATTTCGGGATGGTGTTGAATTTGATCGTATTTTAAGTTTGTATATTTTTGATCGCAAACTAAAACTGACCCTGATGGAAGCCATTGAACGTATTGAAGTTGCAGTTAGGGCGGCCACAACCAACTACATGAGTTTAAGAACTGGTGACGCACACTGGTTCTTAAATGAAAATCATTTTGACAATTATTCACCGGATAAAGGTAAGTCTTTTCAGAGTTTTGACGGCTACCTTCAGTCTATCTGTAGTAGTATTGATCGTCAGATAGATGCTACCCCTATTGTCCATTACTATTCCAAATACTCTTTTCCTGATTATCCTCCTGGCTGGGTGGTTATGGAAGTCCTAACGCTTGGTCAGGTATCTAAAATTTATTCAATATTGCGGACTAAATATAAAAGGAAGATAGCCAAAAAATTTAAAACAAGTTGGCAGGTTCTGGAGGCGATACTGCTTTCCCTAACTGTTATAAGAAATAAATGTGCTCATCATCAAAGAGTTTGGAATGTTAAAATATCCTATCCTCCCGCGAGAACAGTATTAAAAAATATTGCCCCACAATATTCTGGTTCTCCCAATTCTCCGTGTGTAATTTATTTTATGATCTGGTTTATTTTAACCCGGATTAATAATGATTCAAATTGGGGAGCCAGATTATGTGAACAGCTTTTAGAATTAGATGAATCACTCCTTCACAAAATTGGTTTGGATCTTAACGAGATTTATACGTACCTTATAGAAGAATAATTACTGGCTGTTCAACATGTGAACAGCTATTAATTATTTTTAATCGAAAAAACATATTCTTTTCTGAGGAATACCATACGATACAATTTTGTATGATCCACTGCACGCCTTAATCCTGAATTTTAAGTGTTGAGAAACAAAACTACGAATATAACTTTATACAAATAGTTAATATTCATAAAGAGTTAACATATGAACTTAGAATCGCTGAAAGCGCCTGAGAAAGGCCATCCCGCTCCTTGGTAATACCGCTACGCTAATGCCTTCATTGGTATAAATTGCCTCACACCCGGCAGCCGTGAGAGCATTAATTTGTAAATCAAGATTCTGTTCATCCGTAGACACACCGGCATAACCTAATTTTTATGCCGATGTTTTTGACAGCCCCTTTTGATTGTTTCAATATATAATTATTTCAAAAGGTTAATGATCCACGTTTTTTGTGTCAAAAGGGTTCCCTTTTGGGGCCAAAACAAGGTTTCAGCCCCCCCCCCCTTTTTTTTACAGTGAGGACCAGCGGGGGCATTTGAACAAAAACTTACGGCTTGACCAGGATATTATTAGTTTCCGTTATAAACCTCTACTAACTGTTTTTAACAGTTTTAAACTGGAAAAATAGAACTTTAGCAAATGCCTGGGCTGCTCAGAGCAGCTTCGCTTCCACTACCCCTTCCAACGAAAATACCCCTAAAATTTTACCGTTGTACG encodes the following:
- a CDS encoding Abi family protein — protein: MTSKIPYDKPPCPDTELLQQLRNRGLDIEDETRTIRYLNFIGYYRLSAYFLPYQSEKDKFRDGVEFDRILSLYIFDRKLKLTLMEAIERIEVAVRAATTNYMSLRTGDAHWFLNENHFDNYSPDKGKSFQSFDGYLQSICSSIDRQIDATPIVHYYSKYSFPDYPPGWVVMEVLTLGQVSKIYSILRTKYKRKIAKKFKTSWQVLEAILLSLTVIRNKCAHHQRVWNVKISYPPARTVLKNIAPQYSGSPNSPCVIYFMIWFILTRINNDSNWGARLCEQLLELDESLLHKIGLDLNEIYTYLIEE